From Caretta caretta isolate rCarCar2 chromosome 16, rCarCar1.hap1, whole genome shotgun sequence, the proteins below share one genomic window:
- the LRRC26 gene encoding leucine-rich repeat-containing protein 26 translates to MAGWRGPATLLAFLFLCPLPSPSCPAICRCSSGEVDCRYRALRFVPEKLPTNASAVWLGYNHIAVLKAHSFRSQQALQNLSLRNNVLVSIHSQALAGLGALRELDLSNNYLTVLTAETFLPLPGLVVLNVGANKLGQLPPEVLKALPCLQELFLHSNALRSLHASVFLNLTAVRSLTLQGNPWACTCKIQPLFLWSMGNRDKIQEENLILCRFPEHLNKYPLLAIGNESFSHCQDSLLHPQDYAFFLLIGPASFLASILICLLLGSLAVAYNYLLKELCYW, encoded by the exons ATGGCTGGCTGGAGGGGCCCGGCCACTCTCCTAGCCTTTCTCTTCCTgtgcccgctcccctcccccagctgccctgccatcTGCAGATGCTCCTCTGGGGAAGTGGACTGCCGTTACCGAGCCTTGCGCTTTGTGCCTGAAAAGCTGCCTACCAATGCCAGTGCCGTGTGGCTGGGCTACAACCACATTGCCGTCCTCAAGGCTCACTCCTTCCGCTCGCAGCAGGCGCTGCAGAACCTCAGCCTGCGCAACAACGTCCTGGTGAGCATCCACAGCCAGGCCTTGGCAGGGCTTGGGGCGCTGCGGGAGCTGGACCTGAGCAACAACTATCTCACCGTGCTCACGGCTGAGACCTTCCTGCCTCTCCCGGGCCTAGTGGTTCTCAACGTGGGGGCCAACAAGCTTGGCCAGCTGCCCCCAGAGGTGCTGAAAGCGCTGCCCTGCTTGCAGGAGCTCTTTCTGCACAGCAATGCCCTGAGGTCTCTGCATGCCAGCGTCTTTCTGAACCTGACTGCCGTGCGCTCCCTGACCCTGCAGGGCAACCCATGGGCGTGCACCTGTAAAATCCAGCCCCTCTTCCTCTGGAGCATGGGCAACAGGGACAAAATCCAAG AGGAGAATTTGATCCTGTGCAGATTCCCAGAGCACCTCAACAAGTATCCCCTCCTAGCCATTGGCAACGAGTCCTTCAGCCACTGCCAGGACAGCTTGCTGCACCCCCAGGACTATGCCTTCTTCCTGCTCATCGGCCCGGCCTCCTTCCTGGCCAGCATCCTCATCTGCCTCCTACTTGGCTCCCTGGCTGTGGCCTATAACTATCTCCTGAAAGAACTTTGCTATTGGTGA